From Glycine max cultivar Williams 82 chromosome 11, Glycine_max_v4.0, whole genome shotgun sequence, the proteins below share one genomic window:
- the LOC100807689 gene encoding 3-isopropylmalate dehydrogenase 2, chloroplastic: MATSLQLFQCKLARPFRPFPLRRSTPPLSLRCCASPPSSYSITLIPGDGIGPEIISVAKDVLVLVGSLEGIKFEFQEVLMGGAALDATGVPLPDDTLSAAKQSHAVLLGAVGGYKWDKNEKHLKPETGLLQIRKELGVFANLRPATVYSPLVDASTLKREVAEGVDIMLIRELTGGIYFGEPRGFGTNENGEEIGFNTEIYATHEIDRIAHFAFKVAQKRCGKLCSVDKANVLEASMLWRKRFLAIAQEYPDVELSHMYVDNASMQLIRDPKQFDTMVTNNIFGDILSDEASMVTGSIGMLPSASLGASGPGLFEPIHGSAPDIAGQDKANPFATVLSAAMLLRYGLGEEKAAKRIENAVVDTLNRGFRTGDIYSAGTKLVGCKQLGEEILKSVESNVHAGAATV, from the exons atggcgACTTCTCTGCAACTGTTCCAATGCAAACTAGCGAGACCCTTTCGGCCATTCCCTTTGCGAAGGTCAACTCCCCCTCTGAGTCTGAGGTGTTGCGCTTCGCCCCCTTCTTCCTACAGCATCACTCTCATTCCCGGCGATGGAATCGGCCCCGAAATCATCTCCGTGGCCAAAGACGTTCTTGTCCTCGTGGGTTCTCTCGAAGGGATCAAATTCGAGTTCCAAGAGGTTCTTATGGGTGGAGCTGCATTGGATGCCACCGGAGTCCCTTTACCCGATGATACCCTTTCTGCCGCTAAGCAATCTCATGCCGTTCTGCTTGGTGCTGTTGGAGGTTATAAATGGGATAAGAACGAGAAACATCTCAAGCCTGAGACTGGCTTGCTTCAGATACGTAAAGAGCTTGGAGTATTTGCAAATCTTAGACCAGCTACCGTGTACTCTCcg TTAGTGGATGCTTCAACTTTGAAGAGAGAGGTTGCTGAAGGGGTCGATATCATGCTTATAAGGGAACTCACTGGAG GTATCTATTTTGGAGAACCCAGGGGCTTTGGCACCAATGAAAATGGTGAAGAGATTGGCTTTAATACTGAGATTTACGCTACACATGAG ATAGATCGCATAGCTCACTTTGCATTTAAGGTTGCTCAGAAGCGTTGTGGGAAACTTTGCTCTGTTGACAAAGCCAATGTACTAGAG GCATCAATGTTATGGAGAAAGAGATTTTTGGCAATAGCGCAAGAATATCCTGATGTTGAGCTCTCACATATGTATGTCGATAATGCTTCAATGCAACTAATTCGCGATCCAAAACAG TTTGACACCATGGTGACAAACAACATTTTTGGCGATATATTATCAGATGAGGCTTCAATGGTCACTGGAAGTATTGGGATGCTTCCTTCTGCTAGCCTAGGGGCTTcg GGACCTGGACTTTTTGAACCCATACATGGTTCTGCACCTGATATTGCCGGACAG GACAAGGCAAATCCATTTGCTACTGTTCTTAGTGCTGCTATGCTTTTGAGGTATGGCCTAGGAGAAGAAAAGGCAGCTAAAAGAATAGAGAATGCAGTGGTGGACACTTTGAACAGGGGATTTCGAACTGGTGACATATATTCTGCAGGAACA AAGCTGGTAGGATGCAAACAGTTAGGTGAAGAGATACTGAAGTCAGTTGAATCTAACGTTCATGCTGGTGCTGCTACAGTGTGA
- the LOC100808748 gene encoding rac-like GTP-binding protein ARAC1-like produces the protein MSASRFIKCVTVGDGAVGKTCLLISYTSNTFPTDYVPTVFDNFSANVVVNGSIVNLGLWDTAGQEDYNRLRPLSYRGADVFILAFSLISKASYENVSKKWIPELKHYAPGVPIILVGTKLDLRDDKQFCIDHPGAVPITTAQGEELRKLINAPAYIECSSKTQENVKAVFDAAIRVVLQPPKQKKKKGKAQKACSIL, from the exons ATGAGCGCTTCTAGGTTCATCAAGTGCGTCACTGTTGGGGATGGTGCTGTGGGCAAAACCTGCTTGCTTATTTCCTACACCAGCAACACTTTCCCCACC GATTATGTGCCGACTGTTTTTGACAATTTCAGTGCAAATGTGGTTGTCAATGGGAGCATTGTGAATCTGGGTTTGTGGGATACTGCTG GACAAGAGGATTACAACAGATTAAGACCTTTGAGTTACCGTGGTGCCGATGTTTTCATATTGGCTTTCTCTCTCATAAGCAAGGCCAGTTATGAAAATGTCTCTAAAAAG TGGATTCCAGAGTTGAAGCATTATGCACCTGGTGTCCCCATTATTCTGGTTGGCACAAAGCTTG ACCTTCGGGATGATAAGCAGTTCTGCATCGACCATCCTGGTGCCGTACCTATTACCACAGCTCAG GGAGAAGAGCTTAGGAAGCTGATTAATGCACCAGCTTACATTGAATGCAGTTCAAAAACACAGGAG AACGTGAAGGCAGTCTTTGATGCAGCCATAAGAGTTGTCCTTCAACCACCTaagcagaagaaaaagaagggtaAAGCACAAAAGGCATGCTCGATATTGTGA